A region from the Triticum aestivum cultivar Chinese Spring chromosome 3D, IWGSC CS RefSeq v2.1, whole genome shotgun sequence genome encodes:
- the LOC123077120 gene encoding uncharacterized protein isoform X1, which produces MAQDAVALNGLNYESHMQFRMSVVPILIYRRQQKEEQEHEGEEEQEHEGEEEQEQEHEGEEEQEQEPEPEPEPEQANPNDPISVVPGIVTVAGETFCHIIANKRLLFTRRRGRYRFEIAFPNMNLDLDNLNVERHGLLAAFYCPVPAGTVDAVHFSNQTAQNQKLKMYGYQISASGQVQRDLTNGYLTHIGNRVGQEYIGHDCTPSKLSLSGSPIFNEERQLVGISYADFGITKALNVENIASMLSEFYDGMENRPMSDILQRIRDVGEHQFVQPADHMT; this is translated from the exons ATGGCTCAG GATGCTGTCGCTCTTAATGGACTGAATTACGAGAGTCATATGCAGTTTAGGATGTCCGTCGTACCGATTCTTATATATCGTCGTCAACAGAAAGAGGAACAGGAACATGAAGGGGAAGAGGAACAGGAACATGAAGGGGAAGAGGAACAGGAACAGGAACATGAAGGAGAAGAGGAACAGGAACAGGAACCAGAGCCGGAACCGGAACCGGAACAGGCAAATCCAAATGACCCAATTTCTGTTGTTCCGGGCATAGTCACTGTCGCTGGTGAGACATTTTGCCACATCATAGCAAATAAGAGATTGCTTTTTACCCGTCGTCGAGGCAGGTATAGATTTGAAATTGCTTTCCCCAACATGAACTTAGACCTTGACAACCTCAATGTGGAAAGACATGGCTTGTTGGCTGCTTTCTACTGCCCTGTTCCTGCTGGAACTGTAGATGCCGTGCATTTCAGCAATCAAACTGCACAGAACCAAAAGCTCAAGATGTATGGATACCAGATTAGTGCATCAGGACAAGTACAAAGGGATCTAACTAATGGCTATCTGAC TCACATAGGGAACCGTGTGGGGCAAGAATACATCggacatgattgtactccttcaaAGTTATCGCTAAGTGGGTCACCCATTTTTAATGAGGAAAGACAGCTCGTTGGTATATCATACGCGGATTTTGGTATAACCAAGGCCTTGAATGTGGAGAATATAGCTTCCATGCTTTCAGAGTTTTATGATGGAATGGAGAACAGG CCTATGTCAGATATCTTACAACGTATCAGAGATGTTGGTGAACATCAATTTGTTCAGCCTGCGGATCATATGACTTGA
- the LOC123077120 gene encoding uncharacterized protein isoform X2, whose product MAQDAVALNGLNYESHMQFRMSVVPILIYRRQQKEEQEHEGEEEQEHEGEEEQEQEHEGEEEQEQEPEPEPEPEQANPNDPISVVPGIVTVADLDNLNVERHGLLAAFYCPVPAGTVDAVHFSNQTAQNQKLKMYGYQISASGQVQRDLTNGYLTHIGNRVGQEYIGHDCTPSKLSLSGSPIFNEERQLVGISYADFGITKALNVENIASMLSEFYDGMENRPMSDILQRIRDVGEHQFVQPADHMT is encoded by the exons ATGGCTCAG GATGCTGTCGCTCTTAATGGACTGAATTACGAGAGTCATATGCAGTTTAGGATGTCCGTCGTACCGATTCTTATATATCGTCGTCAACAGAAAGAGGAACAGGAACATGAAGGGGAAGAGGAACAGGAACATGAAGGGGAAGAGGAACAGGAACAGGAACATGAAGGAGAAGAGGAACAGGAACAGGAACCAGAGCCGGAACCGGAACCGGAACAGGCAAATCCAAATGACCCAATTTCTGTTGTTCCGGGCATAGTCACTGTCGCTG ACCTTGACAACCTCAATGTGGAAAGACATGGCTTGTTGGCTGCTTTCTACTGCCCTGTTCCTGCTGGAACTGTAGATGCCGTGCATTTCAGCAATCAAACTGCACAGAACCAAAAGCTCAAGATGTATGGATACCAGATTAGTGCATCAGGACAAGTACAAAGGGATCTAACTAATGGCTATCTGAC TCACATAGGGAACCGTGTGGGGCAAGAATACATCggacatgattgtactccttcaaAGTTATCGCTAAGTGGGTCACCCATTTTTAATGAGGAAAGACAGCTCGTTGGTATATCATACGCGGATTTTGGTATAACCAAGGCCTTGAATGTGGAGAATATAGCTTCCATGCTTTCAGAGTTTTATGATGGAATGGAGAACAGG CCTATGTCAGATATCTTACAACGTATCAGAGATGTTGGTGAACATCAATTTGTTCAGCCTGCGGATCATATGACTTGA